A window of Paenibacillus polygoni contains these coding sequences:
- a CDS encoding helix-turn-helix domain-containing protein: protein MHRDAALREPMDMPDPQFPLKLHYCESTEKGQILFHPHFHEHMEILYFAKGEAIIECNSEQTRAKEGDLIVLNSNDLHHGINVSGHVLYNALITDLSLLQSPSPDAVGTKFITPMTQNNVMFKNHIPDDSELRTAFEQILQEFQRKELGYEMAIKSCMYRMLTLLFRRHIAEYMPSAEYNSRTKNLTRFAPIFKYIEEHYLEELSVELLAHKAGLSRFHFSRLFSELTNKTVTEYINQFRINKSEYLLRNTEMTISEVALASGYNDISYFSRTFKKYKQVPPSFIRTSIKSE from the coding sequence ATGCATAGAGACGCTGCTTTACGGGAACCGATGGATATGCCTGATCCGCAGTTTCCACTGAAGCTTCATTATTGTGAGTCAACTGAAAAAGGGCAAATTTTATTTCATCCTCATTTTCATGAACATATGGAAATTTTATATTTTGCAAAAGGCGAAGCCATTATCGAATGCAATTCGGAGCAAACACGAGCCAAAGAAGGGGACCTGATCGTCCTTAATAGTAATGACCTGCACCACGGAATCAATGTATCGGGCCACGTACTGTATAATGCGCTCATCACGGATCTGTCTCTACTACAAAGTCCATCGCCGGATGCAGTGGGGACGAAGTTCATTACTCCAATGACCCAGAATAATGTCATGTTCAAAAACCACATTCCAGATGATTCGGAACTTCGCACCGCATTTGAACAAATTCTTCAAGAATTCCAGAGGAAAGAACTTGGATATGAAATGGCCATTAAATCGTGTATGTACCGGATGCTGACCCTATTGTTCCGTAGACATATAGCAGAGTACATGCCGAGTGCTGAGTATAATAGCCGCACCAAAAATTTAACGAGATTTGCTCCTATTTTTAAATACATCGAGGAACATTACTTGGAGGAACTATCAGTGGAGCTGCTGGCTCATAAGGCAGGGTTATCCCGGTTTCATTTCAGCCGCTTATTCAGTGAACTGACGAACAAGACAGTGACCGAGTATATCAATCAGTTCCGAATCAATAAGTCGGAATATCTGCTTCGCAATACAGAAATGACCATATCAGAGGTGGCGCTTGCTTCAGGATATAATGATATTTCTTACTTCAGCCGGACATTTAAGAAGTATAAACAAGTACCGCCTTCTTTCATCCGAACCTCCATCAAAAGCGAATAA